From one Macadamia integrifolia cultivar HAES 741 unplaced genomic scaffold, SCU_Mint_v3 scaffold_260A, whole genome shotgun sequence genomic stretch:
- the LOC122071551 gene encoding probable indole-3-pyruvate monooxygenase YUCCA5, with the protein MLCVSDHKDFFARRTVWVNGPVIVGAGPSGLAVGACLKEQGVPFVVLERADCIASLWQKRTYDRLKLHLPKQFCQLPKLPFPKDFPEYPTKNQFINYLESYAKKFEINPRFNECVQSAKYDETSGLWRVKTVSTSHSSGRNEVEYICRWLVVATGENAECVMPEIEGMSEFGGEIVHACHYKSGEDYRGKRVLVVGCGNSGMEVSLDLCNHNALPSMVVRSSVHVLPREFLGKSTFGLAAMMMKRFPLWLADKMLLIMAWLVLGNIEKYGLKRPAMGPLELKNAQGKTPVLDIGALEKIKSGDIKVVPGIKRFSYGGVELVNGQNIEVDAVVFATGYRSNVPSWLQDNEFFSKNGFPKAPFPNGWKGKAGLYAVGFTKRGLSGASFDAMRIAQDIGKAWKEETKQTKKTIACHRRCSSQF; encoded by the exons ATGTTGTGTGTCTCCGATCATAAGGACTTCTTCGCTCGCCGGACTGTGTGGGTTAATGGTCCGGTCATCGTCGGAGCTGGCCCTTCTGGACTAGCTGTTGGTGCTTGCCTCAAAGAGCAAGGGGTACCCTTTGTAGTTCTTGAAAGAGCAGACTGCATTGCCTCTCTGTGGCAGAAACGCACCTATGATCGCCTCAAACTTCACCTTCCTAAGCAATTCTGCCAACTCCCTAAGCTCCCATTCCCAAAGGACTTCCCTGAGTATCCAACCAAGAATCAATTCATTAACTACCTTGAATCCTATGCCAAGAAATTTGAGATCAACCCAAGATTCAATGAGTGTGTTCAGTCTGCTAAGTACGATGAGACTAGTGGGTTATGGCGTGTGAAGACTGTCTCCACCAGCCACAGCTCCGGCCGCAATGAGGTTGAGTACATTTGCCGGTGGTTGGTTGTAGCCACAGGAGAGAATGCAGAGTGTGTGATGCCTGAAATTGAAGGCATGTCTGAGTTTGGTGGTGAAATTGTGCATGCTTGCCACTACAAGTCAGGGGAGGATTACAGAGGAAAGCGAGTACTAGTCGTCGGCTGTGGCAATTCTGGCATGGAAGTTAGTCTTGATCTTTGCAATCACAATGCTCTACCATCCATGGTGGTTCGCAGCTCG GTTCATGTATTGCCAAGGGAATTTCTTGGGAAATCTACATTTGGATTGGCAGCAATGATGATGAAAAGGTTTCCACTTTGGCTCGCTGATAAGATGTTGCTGATAATGGCATGGCTTGTGCTTGGGAATATTGAGAAATATGGACTAAAAAGGCCAGCAATGGGTCCTTTAgagctcaagaatgctcaaggaAAGACCCCTGTTTTGGACATTGGTGCATTAGAGAAGATCAAATCTGGTGATATCAAGGTTGTCCCTGGAATCAAAAGGTTCTCATATGGTGGAGTTGAGCTTGTTAATGGACAAAATATTGAAGTGGATGCAGTAGTTTTCGCTACTGGCTATCGCAGCAATGTTCCTTCTTGGCTACAG GATAATGAATTTTTCTCTAAGAACGGATTTCCAAAGGCTCCATTCCCAAATGGGTGGAAAGGGAAAGCTGGGCTTTATGCTGTTGGATTCACAAAGAGAGGGCTCTCTGGTGCATCCTTTGATGCTATGAGAATAGCACAAGACATTGGCAAAGCCtggaaagaagaaacaaagcaaacaaagaagACAATTGCTTGTCATAGAAGATGTTCTTCACAGTTCTGA